From a single Coriobacteriaceae bacterium genomic region:
- a CDS encoding IS110 family transposase, which yields MEGETVIAGVDTHKDVHVLCLLDGLGRKIWSGSFGADPEGYDRLAEAIGDPGSCMVVGVEGTASYGAGLTRRLVELGYNVVEVLRPKRDKARPGEGKSDPLDAERAARKAASGRGCSVPKSQDGWVEAVRQLYVARRLAVATSTSCVACAKSMLTTAPGALRERFRGRERPKDLMPLLARGRKAGDALEESVLASLRSVAAVWKEARSQVESLNERIRALLEANAPALLGIEGCGTTTAAALVVAAGDNPGRLKGEAAFSMLCGVSPIPASSGKTERHRLNRGGNRQANWALYEIAIKRMTYDERTRRYVARRTSEGKSRREAVRCLKRYIAREVYRVLMDPNPDGAAPEGPELAKMRKAMRVTQKKAAAELGLSAATLGHLERGKRRSTKLERRYYELLCELERALPQTAS from the coding sequence ATGGAAGGCGAAACGGTCATCGCGGGCGTCGACACGCACAAGGACGTGCATGTCCTGTGCCTGCTCGACGGCCTCGGGAGGAAGATCTGGAGCGGGAGCTTCGGGGCCGACCCCGAGGGCTACGACAGGCTGGCGGAGGCGATAGGCGACCCGGGGAGCTGCATGGTCGTCGGCGTCGAGGGCACGGCATCGTACGGGGCCGGGCTGACGAGGAGGCTCGTGGAGCTCGGGTACAACGTCGTCGAGGTGCTCAGGCCCAAGAGGGACAAGGCGAGGCCCGGCGAGGGGAAGAGCGACCCGCTGGACGCCGAGCGCGCGGCGCGCAAGGCGGCGTCCGGGAGGGGCTGCTCCGTGCCGAAGTCGCAGGACGGCTGGGTCGAGGCGGTGCGCCAGCTCTACGTCGCGCGCAGGCTGGCCGTCGCGACGTCCACGTCCTGCGTGGCCTGCGCGAAGTCGATGCTCACGACGGCCCCGGGCGCCCTGAGGGAGCGGTTCAGGGGCCGCGAGCGGCCGAAGGACCTCATGCCGCTGCTCGCGCGCGGGAGGAAGGCGGGCGACGCGCTCGAGGAGAGCGTGCTGGCCTCGCTGCGGTCCGTCGCGGCGGTCTGGAAGGAGGCCCGCAGCCAGGTCGAGTCCCTCAACGAGCGCATCCGCGCGCTGCTGGAGGCGAACGCGCCCGCGCTGCTCGGCATCGAGGGCTGCGGCACGACGACCGCCGCCGCCCTGGTCGTGGCCGCCGGCGACAACCCCGGCAGGCTGAAGGGCGAGGCGGCGTTCTCGATGCTGTGCGGCGTCTCCCCGATCCCCGCGTCGAGCGGGAAGACGGAGCGGCACAGGCTCAACCGCGGCGGCAACCGGCAGGCGAACTGGGCGCTCTACGAGATCGCGATCAAGCGCATGACGTACGACGAGAGGACGAGGAGGTACGTGGCGAGGCGGACCTCCGAGGGGAAGTCCCGGCGGGAGGCGGTCCGCTGCCTGAAGCGCTACATAGCGCGGGAGGTGTACCGCGTGCTCATGGACCCGAATCCCGACGGCGCCGCGCCGGAGGGCCCCGAGCTCGCGAAGATGCGCAAGGCGATGCGGGTGACTCAGAAGAAAGCCGCCGCGGAGCTCGGCCTGTCCGCAGCCACACTCGGGCACTTGGAACGGGGGAAACGGCGGTCGACGAAACTGGAGAGGAGGTATTACGAGCTCCTGTGCGAATTGGAGAGAGCGCTCCCGCAAACTGCCTCTTGA
- the cysE gene encoding serine O-acetyltransferase, which produces MSFINTIREDIKTVQAQDPAAQNGLVIFLSYPGLHAKWNHVPEHWLWEHGHRSLARVLSQITRHITGVEIHPAAQIGKHFFIDHAMGVVIGETTIVGDNCVLYQGVTLGGTGNETGKRHPTLGNNVTVGTGAKVLGNIRIGNNVKIGGNSVVVKDVPDNCTVVGVPGRIIKRNGCRVFEESFDAKQHREYMPDDAAEQSALNRQGITENARRVKELEREVAELKALVAKLVDER; this is translated from the coding sequence GTGAGCTTTATCAATACCATTCGCGAGGACATCAAGACCGTCCAGGCGCAGGACCCCGCCGCGCAAAACGGTCTGGTCATCTTTCTTTCCTATCCTGGCCTGCACGCCAAGTGGAACCACGTGCCCGAGCACTGGCTGTGGGAGCACGGTCATCGCTCGCTCGCCCGCGTGCTCTCGCAAATCACCCGCCACATCACCGGCGTCGAGATTCACCCTGCCGCGCAGATTGGCAAGCACTTCTTTATCGACCACGCCATGGGCGTCGTCATCGGCGAGACCACCATTGTGGGCGACAACTGTGTGCTCTACCAGGGCGTCACGCTCGGCGGCACCGGCAACGAGACCGGCAAGCGTCACCCCACCCTGGGCAACAATGTCACGGTGGGCACGGGCGCCAAGGTGCTCGGCAACATCCGCATCGGCAACAACGTCAAGATCGGCGGCAACTCGGTCGTCGTTAAGGACGTCCCCGACAACTGCACCGTCGTGGGCGTGCCGGGACGCATCATCAAGCGCAACGGCTGCCGTGTGTTCGAGGAGAGTTTCGACGCCAAGCAGCATCGCGAGTACATGCCCGATGACGCCGCCGAGCAGTCCGCCCTCAACCGCCAGGGCATCACCGAGAATGCCCGCCGCGTCAAGGAACTCGAGCGAGAGGTGGCCGAGCTCAAGGCCCTCGTCGCCAAGCTCGTGGACGAACGCTAG
- the tadA gene encoding tRNA adenosine(34) deaminase TadA, producing MTITEIDEKFMREALAEARAAAAVGEVPIGAIVVRDGEIVARAHNRRELDQDPSAHAEFAALCAAARSLGRWRLSDCTVYVTLEPCCMCAGLMVNARVGRCVYGAADAKAGALGSLYDLNADSRLNHRFNVTAGVLADECRELLSNYFGGLRGAGGADCGCGADLEAHAAHAAALAGAGEDADTAVDFGPACRRPRRVLLAIDSFKGSVSSAQAEAAVAEGVRRVWSDAEVRALPLADGGEGTLDAVAACGGEIVTCEVAGPLGDRVSARMLVDGERDSAVIEMAEAAGIGYSPCTESAALAASTYGVGELMLRAVRAGAKTIYIGLGGSATNDGGAGMLQALGARVVDDQGCDVAPGLAGLEQVASVDLAPALQALDDARIVVLSDVENPLVGRRGALAVFGGQKGLPADDVEVLCRYDGWMVGYGRLLDAAIFEARAQGLLRTPENARTFGSVLGVPGAGAAGGLGAALLVLGAELRSGVETVLDLIGFDERVCDVDLVITGEGNMDEQSAAGKAPVGVARRAKRYGKPVVAVVGGRAVNLDAVCEHGIDLVLPICRKPMPLDQALNPQEATTNLIFAGESAAQAYDLARL from the coding sequence ATGACGATCACCGAAATCGACGAGAAGTTCATGCGCGAGGCGCTGGCGGAGGCGCGCGCCGCCGCGGCGGTGGGCGAGGTGCCCATCGGTGCCATAGTGGTGCGCGACGGCGAGATCGTCGCGAGGGCGCACAATCGGCGCGAGCTCGATCAGGATCCTTCGGCTCATGCAGAGTTCGCGGCCCTGTGCGCTGCCGCTCGGTCGCTCGGTCGCTGGCGCCTTTCCGATTGCACGGTCTACGTGACGCTCGAGCCCTGCTGCATGTGTGCGGGGCTTATGGTCAACGCGCGCGTGGGGCGCTGCGTGTATGGCGCGGCTGATGCCAAGGCGGGCGCGCTGGGATCCCTATACGATTTGAATGCCGACTCGCGCCTGAATCATCGGTTTAACGTGACGGCTGGGGTCCTGGCGGATGAATGTCGCGAGCTGCTGAGTAACTATTTTGGCGGTCTGCGCGGAGCGGGCGGCGCTGATTGCGGTTGTGGGGCCGATCTTGAAGCACACGCCGCTCACGCCGCAGCGCTTGCAGGTGCCGGTGAGGATGCTGACACGGCGGTTGACTTTGGTCCTGCGTGCCGCCGGCCCCGCCGTGTGCTGCTGGCGATCGACTCCTTTAAGGGCAGCGTTTCGAGTGCGCAGGCGGAGGCGGCGGTTGCCGAAGGCGTGCGCCGTGTGTGGTCCGATGCCGAGGTGCGCGCATTGCCGCTGGCAGATGGTGGCGAGGGAACGCTCGATGCCGTTGCCGCGTGCGGCGGTGAGATTGTGACCTGCGAGGTGGCAGGCCCCTTGGGCGACCGCGTGTCTGCCCGGATGCTGGTGGACGGCGAGCGCGACTCGGCTGTAATTGAGATGGCCGAGGCGGCGGGTATTGGGTATTCACCCTGCACGGAATCGGCGGCGCTCGCGGCTTCGACCTATGGCGTGGGCGAGCTGATGCTCCGTGCGGTTCGCGCCGGGGCAAAGACTATCTATATTGGTCTGGGCGGCAGTGCCACCAACGACGGTGGCGCCGGCATGCTGCAGGCGCTGGGCGCGCGTGTGGTCGATGATCAGGGATGCGATGTCGCCCCCGGTCTTGCCGGCCTTGAGCAGGTGGCGAGCGTTGATTTGGCGCCAGCTCTGCAGGCTTTGGATGATGCTCGTATCGTTGTGCTTTCCGATGTCGAGAATCCGCTCGTGGGGCGTCGAGGCGCACTGGCGGTGTTTGGCGGGCAGAAGGGCCTGCCGGCGGATGATGTCGAGGTGCTGTGCAGATACGACGGCTGGATGGTCGGCTACGGTCGCCTGCTCGATGCGGCAATTTTCGAGGCGCGAGCCCAGGGGTTGTTGCGCACACCCGAGAACGCACGGACATTTGGCTCGGTGCTTGGCGTGCCCGGCGCGGGCGCTGCCGGTGGCTTGGGCGCGGCGTTGCTGGTGCTCGGTGCGGAGCTACGCTCGGGCGTGGAGACGGTGCTCGATCTGATTGGGTTTGACGAGCGCGTATGCGATGTCGACCTAGTCATAACGGGCGAGGGCAATATGGACGAGCAGTCCGCCGCCGGTAAGGCGCCGGTTGGTGTGGCTCGCCGCGCCAAGCGATATGGCAAGCCGGTGGTCGCCGTCGTGGGCGGTCGCGCCGTCAACCTGGATGCGGTGTGTGAGCATGGCATCGACTTGGTGCTTCCGATCTGCCGCAAGCCCATGCCCCTCGACCAGGCGCTCAATCCTCAAGAAGCCACAACCAACCTCATCTTCGCCGGTGAGTCAGCCGCCCAAGCCTACGACCTCGCTCGCCTCTAA
- a CDS encoding branched-chain amino acid aminotransferase — translation MTVEKKDIDWGSLGFGYMKTDYSYEAHWKDGEWDEGGLTTDHTLHVSECGGIFHYCQEVFEGLKAYTAEDGSIVCFRPDMNAERMYNSAQRLEMPPFPKDKFVEAVKQVVSANAAWVPPFGSGATLYVRPFMIGSGDVIGVAPAPEYTFRILVTPVGPYFKGGLKPVKLRVSEYDRAAPHGTGNIKAGLNYAMSLKPTMEAHREGYAENLYLDSESRTYVEETGGANVLFVKEDGTLVVPQSHTDSILPSITRRSLVQVAQDLGMTVDQRPVEWAEVKAGTFVECGLCGTAAVISPVGEIDNKVYGADETVTFPAGYTEIGPVMKKLRETLTGIQSGAVEDKHDWVYVVA, via the coding sequence ATGACTGTCGAGAAGAAGGATATCGATTGGGGTAGCCTCGGCTTTGGCTACATGAAGACCGATTACAGCTACGAGGCTCATTGGAAGGATGGCGAGTGGGACGAGGGCGGCCTGACCACCGACCACACCCTGCATGTCTCCGAGTGCGGCGGTATCTTCCATTACTGCCAGGAGGTCTTTGAGGGCCTGAAGGCCTACACCGCCGAGGACGGCAGCATCGTCTGCTTCCGTCCCGACATGAACGCTGAGCGTATGTATAACTCTGCCCAGCGCCTCGAGATGCCCCCGTTTCCCAAGGACAAGTTCGTTGAGGCCGTCAAGCAGGTCGTTTCTGCCAACGCCGCCTGGGTTCCGCCCTTCGGTTCCGGCGCGACCCTGTACGTGCGTCCGTTTATGATCGGCTCCGGTGACGTGATCGGCGTGGCTCCCGCTCCTGAGTACACGTTCCGCATTCTCGTGACCCCGGTCGGTCCGTACTTTAAGGGCGGCCTCAAGCCCGTCAAGCTGCGCGTTTCCGAGTATGACCGTGCTGCACCGCACGGCACCGGCAACATCAAGGCCGGCCTGAACTACGCCATGTCCCTTAAGCCCACGATGGAGGCCCATCGCGAGGGCTATGCCGAGAACCTGTATCTCGACTCCGAGTCCCGCACCTATGTCGAGGAGACCGGTGGCGCCAACGTCCTGTTCGTGAAAGAGGATGGCACGCTCGTCGTTCCGCAGTCGCACACCGACTCCATCCTGCCCTCTATCACCCGTCGTTCGCTCGTTCAGGTTGCTCAGGACCTGGGCATGACCGTTGACCAGCGCCCCGTCGAGTGGGCCGAGGTCAAGGCCGGCACCTTTGTGGAGTGCGGCCTGTGCGGCACCGCTGCCGTCATCTCTCCGGTTGGCGAAATCGACAACAAGGTTTACGGCGCCGACGAGACCGTGACCTTCCCGGCTGGCTACACCGAGATCGGCCCCGTGATGAAGAAGCTCCGCGAGACCCTGACCGGCATCCAGTCTGGTGCCGTTGAGGATAAGCACGACTGGGTCTACGTCGTCGCGTAA
- a CDS encoding VTT domain-containing protein, which yields MGFINFIAELLKDPRTAIASWIAAGLLMAYGCVFLIIFIETGVVFFPFLPGDSLLFASGFFAHNGGFNIVALLATAWAAAILGDQCNFMIGHFFGRKIIASGKVKAMTPERIKKSEDFLDKWGHLAIFLGRFFPFIRTFVPFIAGMGGMHWRNFVVFNVLGGITWSTVFTLLGYFFGGIPFVQEHFELLIIGIVAVSIIPTVVGLVKAKLGK from the coding sequence ATGGGTTTCATCAATTTTATTGCCGAGCTGCTTAAGGACCCGCGCACCGCGATCGCCAGCTGGATCGCCGCCGGCCTGCTAATGGCCTACGGCTGCGTGTTCCTGATCATCTTTATCGAGACGGGCGTGGTGTTCTTCCCGTTCCTTCCCGGTGATTCGCTGCTGTTCGCCTCGGGTTTCTTTGCCCACAACGGCGGCTTTAACATCGTGGCGCTTCTGGCCACCGCATGGGCCGCTGCCATTTTGGGCGATCAGTGCAACTTTATGATCGGTCACTTCTTTGGCCGCAAGATCATCGCTTCGGGCAAGGTCAAGGCCATGACGCCCGAGCGCATCAAAAAGTCCGAGGACTTCTTGGACAAGTGGGGTCACCTGGCCATCTTCCTGGGTCGCTTCTTCCCGTTTATCCGCACCTTTGTGCCCTTTATCGCTGGCATGGGCGGCATGCACTGGCGCAACTTTGTCGTCTTTAACGTGCTGGGCGGCATTACCTGGTCGACGGTCTTTACGCTGCTGGGCTACTTCTTTGGCGGCATTCCCTTTGTGCAAGAGCACTTTGAGCTGCTGATTATCGGCATCGTTGCCGTGTCGATCATCCCGACCGTGGTCGGTCTGGTTAAGGCCAAGCTGGGTAAATAG
- a CDS encoding LemA family protein gives MITVIIGIVVVIVIVCAIAGIYNNMVTKRNRIDNAWQNIDTQLQRRNDLIPNLVETVKGYAKHEQETLSAVISARNTAVKATTPEAKMEADNVLTGALRQLFAVAEAYPDLKANTNFTQLQASLEDTENKISYARQSYNDCVLSYNNAIQTFPAVIFAGIFQFKERQGFEAAEAARQAPTVKF, from the coding sequence ATGATTACCGTCATCATCGGCATCGTTGTTGTCATTGTGATTGTCTGCGCCATCGCCGGCATCTACAACAACATGGTCACCAAGCGTAACCGCATCGATAACGCCTGGCAGAACATCGATACGCAGCTGCAGCGCCGCAACGACCTGATCCCCAACCTGGTCGAGACCGTCAAGGGCTACGCCAAGCACGAGCAGGAGACGCTCTCCGCCGTGATCAGCGCGCGTAACACCGCCGTCAAGGCCACCACGCCCGAGGCCAAGATGGAAGCCGACAACGTGCTGACCGGTGCGCTGCGCCAGCTCTTCGCCGTAGCCGAGGCCTATCCCGATCTTAAGGCAAACACCAACTTTACGCAGCTGCAGGCATCGCTCGAGGATACCGAGAACAAGATTAGCTATGCACGCCAGAGCTACAACGATTGCGTGCTCAGCTACAACAACGCCATTCAGACGTTCCCGGCTGTCATCTTTGCCGGCATCTTCCAGTTTAAGGAGCGCCAGGGCTTCGAGGCCGCCGAAGCAGCCCGTCAGGCCCCGACCGTCAAGTTCTAG
- a CDS encoding TetR/AcrR family transcriptional regulator: protein MDLRIKKTYRALFDAFTELLEEHRFEDLTVAMLCDRAMIRRTTFYKHFRDKNDYFAFYIDELMSGLPQKQPDEAGAVSAEDVRALRHAILDDAMDLILTHERLMDNILASSMSGMLTNVICDRIARSIRERVMNVLAEDALAPVSLETTSEFVAGGIIRLFTIWWESGHDLERRPEMADVVDALFERTMTPVHH, encoded by the coding sequence GTGGACCTTCGCATTAAGAAAACCTACCGCGCCCTGTTCGATGCTTTCACCGAGCTTCTCGAGGAGCATCGTTTTGAGGACCTGACGGTTGCCATGCTGTGCGACCGCGCCATGATTCGCCGCACGACGTTCTACAAGCACTTTCGCGACAAGAACGATTACTTTGCCTTTTATATCGATGAGCTCATGTCGGGCTTGCCGCAAAAACAGCCCGATGAGGCCGGCGCGGTATCTGCCGAGGACGTGCGCGCGCTTCGGCACGCGATTTTGGACGATGCTATGGATTTGATTCTGACGCACGAGCGGCTCATGGATAACATTTTGGCAAGCAGCATGTCGGGCATGTTGACCAACGTTATTTGCGACCGTATTGCCCGCTCCATCCGCGAGCGTGTGATGAACGTGCTTGCCGAGGATGCCCTGGCCCCCGTGTCACTCGAGACGACGTCTGAGTTTGTCGCCGGCGGTATTATTCGACTTTTCACGATATGGTGGGAATCGGGCCACGATCTTGAGCGTCGACCCGAGATGGCCGACGTGGTCGATGCGCTGTTTGAGCGGACCATGACGCCGGTGCATCACTAA
- a CDS encoding ABC transporter ATP-binding protein/permease has product MTEELKKQGIVDGAAVVETVEETGVAPDLDEAAKAAEREARRQALYEENERAEDERARAEAERMRDVDDEDEDETPRDTWATVRRLWSEAAGDHWRFYIVFASIVFYVIFNTAAPAYSARVIDELWGHIQVAFANDTTFSITWENCGKTIFVYFMIWTAAASFYALQSFLMSSVAERLNLRLRNRIAQKLNRLPLAYFDAHRPGEVVSRATNDLDKMSESMQRGLLQLLVSIGTVVGAVSVMFVFSVQLTLVFLFFTALSLLVTKVVSRRTHDVTGERQEWVSKITSAVEEGYSGRLVIRAFNRERQSSAEVHQASGELARVSAKADFMINAVGPAVRFIGRLAQIVIALVGCSMLVAGHMTVGVFQAFFQFIYEASEPMTQLSFTFNSLQSALASAERVFDLLDEPEMEADPLPDEAAKLPGRVEGRVSFEHVRFGYSPDKPLMHDVSFTAEPGQKIAVVGTTGAGKTTLINLLMRFYEIDGGRITLDGVDTSRMDRGELRQQFGMVLQDAWLFDGTIAENIAYGCPEATREEIVAAARAAQVDFFVRTMPQGYDTRVANDAESISQGQRQLLTIARVLLNNPAILILDEATSSVDTRTELAIGRAMDALMRGRTSFVIAHRLSTIVDADLILVMDHGNIIEQGTHKELLAAEGAYADLYLSQFA; this is encoded by the coding sequence ATGACCGAGGAGCTCAAGAAGCAGGGCATCGTCGATGGCGCTGCGGTTGTAGAGACAGTCGAGGAGACGGGCGTCGCGCCCGACCTGGACGAAGCCGCCAAGGCGGCGGAGCGCGAGGCTCGCCGCCAAGCGCTCTACGAGGAAAACGAACGTGCCGAGGACGAGCGCGCCCGCGCCGAGGCAGAGCGTATGCGCGACGTGGACGACGAAGACGAGGACGAGACGCCTCGGGATACCTGGGCGACGGTGCGCCGCCTGTGGAGTGAGGCTGCCGGCGACCATTGGCGCTTCTATATCGTGTTCGCGAGCATTGTGTTCTATGTCATCTTTAACACCGCCGCGCCGGCATATAGCGCCCGCGTGATCGATGAGCTGTGGGGCCACATTCAGGTGGCGTTTGCCAACGACACCACTTTCAGCATCACCTGGGAGAACTGCGGCAAGACCATTTTCGTCTACTTTATGATCTGGACTGCCGCTGCCTCGTTCTATGCGCTCCAGAGCTTTTTGATGTCGAGCGTCGCTGAGCGTCTCAATCTGCGCCTGCGCAACCGCATCGCGCAAAAGCTCAACCGTCTGCCGCTCGCCTATTTTGACGCGCATCGTCCCGGCGAGGTCGTCAGCCGCGCGACCAACGACCTGGACAAGATGTCCGAGAGCATGCAGCGCGGATTGCTGCAGCTGCTCGTGTCGATCGGCACGGTTGTTGGTGCTGTGAGCGTGATGTTCGTGTTCAGCGTGCAGCTTACGCTCGTCTTTCTGTTCTTTACGGCACTGTCGCTGCTGGTGACGAAGGTCGTCTCGCGCCGCACACACGATGTGACGGGCGAGCGCCAGGAGTGGGTGTCCAAGATTACGAGTGCGGTCGAGGAAGGCTATTCGGGCCGTCTGGTGATCCGCGCGTTTAACCGCGAACGCCAAAGTTCTGCCGAGGTGCACCAGGCCTCGGGCGAGCTGGCACGCGTGAGTGCCAAGGCCGACTTTATGATCAATGCCGTCGGCCCTGCGGTGCGCTTTATCGGCCGTTTGGCGCAGATCGTGATCGCGCTGGTGGGCTGCAGCATGCTGGTTGCCGGTCACATGACCGTCGGCGTGTTCCAGGCGTTCTTCCAGTTTATCTACGAGGCGTCCGAACCCATGACGCAGCTGTCGTTTACCTTCAACTCGCTGCAGAGCGCGTTGGCGAGTGCGGAGCGCGTGTTCGACCTGCTCGATGAGCCCGAGATGGAGGCCGATCCGCTGCCGGACGAGGCCGCCAAGCTGCCGGGTCGCGTTGAGGGTCGCGTCTCCTTTGAGCACGTGCGCTTTGGTTATTCGCCCGACAAGCCGCTTATGCACGACGTGTCGTTTACCGCCGAGCCGGGCCAGAAGATTGCCGTGGTGGGAACCACGGGCGCGGGCAAGACGACGCTCATCAACCTGCTCATGCGCTTCTACGAGATTGACGGCGGGCGTATTACGCTCGACGGCGTGGATACGAGCCGCATGGACCGCGGCGAGCTACGGCAGCAGTTTGGCATGGTGCTGCAGGACGCCTGGCTGTTCGATGGCACGATTGCCGAAAACATCGCCTACGGCTGTCCCGAGGCGACGCGTGAGGAGATCGTGGCGGCTGCGCGCGCCGCGCAGGTCGACTTCTTTGTGCGCACCATGCCGCAGGGCTATGACACGCGCGTGGCCAACGATGCCGAAAGCATCAGCCAGGGCCAGCGTCAGCTGCTGACCATCGCACGCGTGCTGCTCAATAACCCGGCGATTCTCATCCTGGACGAGGCGACCTCAAGCGTGGATACGCGTACCGAGCTTGCCATCGGTCGTGCCATGGACGCGCTCATGCGCGGGCGCACGAGCTTTGTGATCGCGCACCGCCTGTCGACGATCGTGGACGCCGACCTGATCTTGGTCATGGATCACGGCAACATTATCGAGCAGGGCACGCATAAGGAGCTGCTGGCTGCCGAGGGTGCCTACGCCGACCTCTATCTGAGCCAGTTCGCATAA